The Sulfolobus sp. A20 genomic interval CTATCTGTTAATCCTATTTCTACTATCTTTCCCAAATACATAACACCTATTCTATCGGAAACATAGCTAGCAATAGATATGTCATGAGTTATAAAGAGGAATGCTGTGCCATTCCTTTCCTTCTCTTGAAGTATAAACTCAAGTATCTGTCCTCTCGTGGAAGCATCTAACATCGATACAGGTTCGTCAGCTACTATAAATTTAGGCCTTAGCAATAAAGCTCTTGCAACCACTACTCTCTGTCTCTGTCCTCCAGAAAGTTCAAATGGTCTCTTGTTTATGAAGGCCTCTGGAGGAGATAGTTTAACAGTTTTTAGCATTTCATAAATCATCTCTTTTTCTTCTTCTTTATTACTAGCTAACCCATGAAGCCTAATTCCTTCTGCCAAAATTTCATAAATTGTGTACCTAGGATCTAATGAACCATATGGATCTTGTTGTATCATTTGATAATATCTTCTTAAAGGTCTTAATTGCTTATCATTTATTTTTGACACTTCTACGTTTTCCCAGTAAATAGAGCCGGTATGAATGTTTATTAATTTTAGAATAGCTTTCCCTAATGTTGTTTTGCCGGAACCACTCTCACCAATTATTCCTAATATTTCTCCCTTACCAACTTCAACATTCACTCCATTTACTGCATTAACATAGAGTCTCTTAAATAGTCCAACTCTTGCAAATGGGTACTTGACATATAAATTATTAACTCTTATTAGTGGTTCCGACATCCTTCCTCTCACCTACTAGATGACACGAAACAAGTCTTCCATCTACTAATCGTAATTCTGGTTCCTTCGTAAAACATATGCTCTCAGCCATTTTACACCTAGGCGCAAAAGGACATCCCTTAATTTCCTTTGTTAAATCTGGTGGATCGCCCGGTATGTAATTAAGCTTCCTAACTCTACCGTACCTTATATCAGGTACTGATGATAATAGACCTATTGTATAGGGATGTAAAGGTTCCTTAAATATTTTCCTAACATCACCTAATTCCATAATTTTTCCCGCGTAAAGCGTAGCCACCTTAGTAGATAAATTGGCTACTAAGGCTATATCATGAGTTATGTAAATCAAACTTCTTGATGAATTTAGAATCTCTCTCCTTATTAAGCTAATAACTCTAGCTTGGTTAATAACGTCTAAGGCAGTAGTAGGTTCATCTGCAATCACAACTTCAGGATTTAATAGAAGAGCTGAAACTATAACTGCTCTCTGCCTCTGTCCTCCAGAAAGTTCATCAGGGTATTTTCTAAAAGTCTCTGGAGGAAGACCAACTTGCTCAAATAGCTTCATTACCTTCTCGAAAGCTTGATGTACATCCATTTCAGTATGTTCAAGGATTATTTGGACTAATTGATCCCCCACCCTTTTTATAGGATTAAAAGAATTCATAGAGTATTGAGGTATTATAGATATTCTCTTCCACCTAATACTCCTTCTAAATTCCTCTTTGTCCATACTAAGAATATCTTTACCGTCAAGCAGGACAGATCCTCTAACTTCAGCGTTTTCTGGTAAAACCCTCATTATGGCAGATGCTATAGTAGTCTTTCCAGAACCGGTTTCACCTATTATGCCTAATGCTTCTCCCTTTTCTAGGCTAAAGGATACTCCGCTAACAGCTCTAACGTACGTATTATCATCTAAATAGTATTTAACTTCTAAATCATTTACTTGTAATGTCAACGACTTTCACCACTTGTCAAACCATAAAATCTCGTTATAGCTTCTCCGATATAATACAATGAAATCCCCAAAAGGAACAATGCAATACCAGGTGGTAAAATCCACCACCAAGCAAAATAAGGTGCTGAGGTAGCTGCATGAGCTGAAAAACCTAACATGTTTCCCCATGTAGGGAAAGTTATTATACCTATCCCTAAGAAATCAAGCCCACTTTCTATACCTATAACCGCAGGTATATCAAATATGAGCTGAGCTATAATGATGGGTATTACATGTCTTACAACATGCTTTCTCAGTATCTGAAAGTTAGACATTCCTAATACTTTAGCCGCCTCTACGAAACCCATATTCCTAATACTTAACGTTTGTCCTCTGATTATTCTAGCAGTAGGAGGCCATGACAAAAGAACTAAAACTGCTGCAATTAGTAGTACTTTGGAACTTGAAATAAATATCTGTTGAAATATAGTTATTAAAACTATTAGTAACGCTAAGCCAGGTAAAAGTAGGATAAAATCGGAAATGGAAATCAAAACTTGGTCAGTCTTTCCGCTATAATAACCAGCTAAAAGTCCAGTTATGGCTCCAACCCCAACTATCACAGCACCTACTATTAAAGCTAAAATTAGATCAAATGCACCTCCTTGCACATATTCCGCAAAAACGCTAGCTCCATTATCATCCGTGCCCAATAACCCATACCTACTACCTAGGAACTTGAATAATAGATCTGAAAGATATATGATTATACTGGAATTCTTACCTGATGGGATATAAGATATTTGGTATTGCACAGTATAAGTCCCAGTAAGGTTAAAAACTGAATGTAAGAATATAGAATTGGCGAAAGCTTGTTCAGAAGGGGGAAGATTAGCAGTATAATACCA includes:
- a CDS encoding ABC transporter ATP-binding protein; the encoded protein is MSEPLIRVNNLYVKYPFARVGLFKRLYVNAVNGVNVEVGKGEILGIIGESGSGKTTLGKAILKLINIHTGSIYWENVEVSKINDKQLRPLRRYYQMIQQDPYGSLDPRYTIYEILAEGIRLHGLASNKEEEKEMIYEMLKTVKLSPPEAFINKRPFELSGGQRQRVVVARALLLRPKFIVADEPVSMLDASTRGQILEFILQEKERNGTAFLFITHDISIASYVSDRIGVMYLGKIVEIGLTDRVINKPLHPYTQALMQAVPIPDPDVGIKEPNIKGEIPSPIDLPKGCVFYNRCPFAMPVCKDKEPEFKEVEGGHKVACHLY
- a CDS encoding ABC transporter ATP-binding protein codes for the protein MTLQVNDLEVKYYLDDNTYVRAVSGVSFSLEKGEALGIIGETGSGKTTIASAIMRVLPENAEVRGSVLLDGKDILSMDKEEFRRSIRWKRISIIPQYSMNSFNPIKRVGDQLVQIILEHTEMDVHQAFEKVMKLFEQVGLPPETFRKYPDELSGGQRQRAVIVSALLLNPEVVIADEPTTALDVINQARVISLIRREILNSSRSLIYITHDIALVANLSTKVATLYAGKIMELGDVRKIFKEPLHPYTIGLLSSVPDIRYGRVRKLNYIPGDPPDLTKEIKGCPFAPRCKMAESICFTKEPELRLVDGRLVSCHLVGERKDVGTTNKS
- a CDS encoding ABC transporter permease; the protein is MNPIFRSKYFIISLAFLVILVGPIVIGYFTIPKANPYTPAGQEAAAPYAVPSWANAFYGNLPPDIMVPSSYSLIAAKSPSVITYWNLRNMSINGDQVEVLWVSNFGPTGESFEKTMSTFGNTGNGSIEVIIKGDNPVNITLYHTFYYNYLLPSSLDSFLMQASIYYESSGSQFLFNGYIVNSKNETYWMLTSGNYIIPTLATVEKYISPKTWIYVLATSGDASLTPWYYTANLPPSEQAFANSIFLHSVFNLTGTYTVQYQISYIPSGKNSSIIIYLSDLLFKFLGSRYGLLGTDDNGASVFAEYVQGGAFDLILALIVGAVIVGVGAITGLLAGYYSGKTDQVLISISDFILLLPGLALLIVLITIFQQIFISSSKVLLIAAVLVLLSWPPTARIIRGQTLSIRNMGFVEAAKVLGMSNFQILRKHVVRHVIPIIIAQLIFDIPAVIGIESGLDFLGIGIITFPTWGNMLGFSAHAATSAPYFAWWWILPPGIALFLLGISLYYIGEAITRFYGLTSGESR